A single region of the Selenomonas sp. oral taxon 920 genome encodes:
- a CDS encoding OmpH family outer membrane protein translates to MIKLQQKQVKIISILIAVVFVGSVVALALTQSGSGIASAATSSVGVVDYRQVGSQHPQLAAANAEMQKATQEAQADFEAKSANMNDQEKADYSQQTMMRLQQKNEELMEPIEKSIQDAVQSVAEKKGLSVVIEKGAVVYGGQDITQDVVKQLSK, encoded by the coding sequence ATGATCAAATTGCAGCAGAAGCAGGTTAAGATTATCAGCATTCTCATCGCTGTTGTCTTCGTCGGCTCGGTGGTTGCACTTGCTCTCACGCAGAGCGGTTCGGGCATCGCTTCGGCGGCGACGTCCTCCGTCGGCGTTGTGGACTATCGTCAGGTCGGCAGTCAGCACCCGCAGCTCGCAGCGGCAAATGCAGAGATGCAGAAGGCTACGCAGGAGGCACAGGCAGATTTTGAAGCGAAATCTGCGAATATGAACGATCAGGAGAAGGCGGACTACTCCCAGCAGACGATGATGCGTCTCCAGCAGAAGAATGAGGAACTGATGGAACCCATCGAGAAGAGCATTCAGGACGCAGTCCAGAGTGTCGCTGAGAAGAAGGGGCTCTCCGTCGTCATTGAGAAGGGCGCTGTGGTCTACGGCGGACAGGATATCACGCAGGATGTCGTCAAACAGCTGAGCAAGTAA